CCCAAGCACAGCAGCCCTTCTAAGGCCTTTTCAGCCTGTGACCACATTTTTATCACACCTTAGTCTACCACAAGATGAAGAACAATGTTCAGTTGGGTGTTCTTTAACTTCAGTCTCTTCTCTTGTTTTCAGGGCTATTCGGCTAGCAAAGTGGGAAAGGCCCAGAACTGTGGGTTTCTTCCTTCAGTGTAATCTTGGAAGCACCCAATGGCAGCTATGCTTGTGAATAATGGCAGCCCCACACTCTCCCACATCCCCTTCCCACTTTCCCCAATAGAAATCACCCCCAAGTGAAAAAGCATTCTCACCGGGACCGCTGGGTACCAAGGGCACTTGCCAGCATGTGGTTTGGCCGCGTCCGTGGCATTCTGCGTGGCATCTCTCGTTGCAATTCAGAGGCTCTGCTCTGGATCCAGCTCACAGTCTGACTTAGAAAGGAGCGGGGCAAGGGGTGGCTGGAAGGCAGCACCATAGGTGGCTGCTGGCAGGCTGTGGGATCCATCTATAGGGGGAAAGTCAACAAAAAGGTTAAACGGATGCTCCTCTCCAATACAAGGTCCAACTGTGATTCACTTGGCTGTGCTGCACAAGGagggcagctttgctggctgaaGTTTTACTGATCACAGCACGTTTGAAGGTTACCTTAAAGGTGGCTCAGGGAATCTCAGCTAGCGTTATGAGCCAACGGAGATGGCTTAAGTCATTGTTTTTCTGTGCCAGGGAGCCCTTTCTACATCGACTGATCCACAGAGGAGCCCCTAACAAATTTGTCATAGAACCCCCGTGTACCAGAGAAGATGTGGGGAAGGAAACCATCATGTACCCAGCTGCTCCCTGTGAACGGAGGACATGGTTTACTGTCTCCTACAACTGCACACTTTTGCGGGGTGCAGGAAGCTGCCTTTCAACAAATATTACAGATCTTTTTATTAAGCCATTCCAAATTCTGTCTGAAAACCACTGCATTTGATCTAAGGCTCAGAACCTACACTGGCTTCCTTTGGGGCACACAATTGCAGGGCCTGCCTTTGCCCTGGGAAGCCTGAGCTTTGCTATCTACGAGATGGCTCCCTTCCCTGTCCCCTATCAGGATCTCTACCCATCTGCTGAAAAAAGCCAGGATTGCCAAACCCAAACAGAGAGGGCGGATTGTTCCTCGCAAGCCTCCTTTTCCAACCAACACCCCagcaaatgtttatttaaaacaatgaGCCCCTGCGTTTGtcattgttacctgccctgagccaaccgggaagggcgggctataaaaataaagttactattattattattttgctgcagTCCAAAGCTGCTTGCAGCCCTGTTATTTTCGTCTGGGGCCCCACTGTGTGTAACTAGGGCAGTCATGCTCTGGGGCCAGGTTAAGCCTCTGCTTTCTGCCCCCGGGCATGTAAAAGGAGCCTGGATAATTCCCATAATCCTCAGCACCTGCCAAGGCAATCCAGGCCAAAACaaattgccttgacctggattcTGCCTGGCCTAAGCCAAGGCCAGGAGGGGCATCCCAGCAAGCTTTGCGCCTGCGGGTAGCTATTTCAGGCCGCCCCCATGATGCCTTGCGGCACCCACGCCCACGCTAAGCGGCGCCCGACATGCTTTGCGCCGAGCCGCCGCGCTGAGGGCGGGGCTACCGTACCGGAAGGGGCGGGCGTATCTCTCCGGGGGCCGGATACCCCACCAACCCTTTCCACGTGCGGGGGGTTGCGCAAGGAACGCGACGCCAGCGACGGTCAGTGGAAACGGGCGCGGACGGGGTTCAGGACGAGGAGGGGTCGCGGTAAGGTCTGAGCATGCGCACAAATAAGCGGACGGGGGTTTCTCCGCCCCCCACCTGCCCTTACTGTCGGGAGAGAATTTCTGTCGCCTCCTGCCTGTTCTGTTAGTTCCCGGATGTAGGAGGAGAAACCCCGGATGGAGAACGCGGCTGTCCCTCGGCACGTGACATCGGGCGGCGCGGGTTGCGCCGGGAAACGTCCCCGTTAGGGAGCCTTTCTATGCCGGCGACTGCGAATCCCATCGTGCCTTGCGCTATCACGTACCTGGGTTCGCACGTCCGGAAGCCGCTGAGGCTCTTGGGTGTTGTAGTCATTTACAGGCATGGGACTAGAAAGTGGCATTACAAGGATTAATGGAAAGATAAATAGACAGACACTCGCTTGTTTTAATATGGTTTTAATGTCATATCTCTTATATGTAGTAAGGTTTTTGTATCTTATCCATATTTCAATTATTATCGTTTGCTATTCACTTTTAAAGCTCTCGGCTATATTGCTTAGTTGGTGAAATTGACTGAATAAATCTATCGACCAGCCGTTCCTGCAGTGGAGTGCAGCCAGCCAAAGAATTCTTGGCAACTAGTTACATTCATTTCAAATGGGATTGCCGAGCCTGGAAATGCCCAGCTTCCTGTTTTGAGCCAAATGCTGGCTCTGCTTTCAGGTTATTTTCATGAGTCTCTATAAGTACAATCGCTGAGAGGTCCGGGGTTCTAgtgcaggtagggatgccagcctccaggtgggacctggcgatcccctggaattgcagctcctctctagGGCATGCAAAATCTGGAGCAAGTGGGTGccttggagagtggactgtaCGTTGTTGTATcctactgaggcccctgtcctcccctggcaccacccccaaatctccaggagtatctCAGTGTGAATCTGGCAGCCGTGCCCTCACATCCCTCGCCCAGTGGTCAGAAGGGGCCTGGAAACCCTGACTGCACATGGCATGTAAATCCACACACGGGCACAGCTTTCATCTCCCATTAACTGCTTATCTAAGCATTAAGGGTTGGTGAGTGCTCAAGATTTACTGTTGTAAGATTAAAATTATGTTATGCATTCAAAAAGCAAACTAATATGGTCAGATCAACTCCATCGGGACGTGAGGGTTTTCCACAGTCTGTCTTTTCTGTGCCCGCTGGACGTTACCCAGCATGCAGTGTAGTTAGCAGCGCCAGTCTGGACCAAATCCACATCCATCTCCCGATTAATCACAGCAGTTATTTTGCTTGTGCCCAGTTGAAAATTCTCCTTGGAGTCTAAAAACCTGGTGTGATTCAGCAAGGCCAATCTTGGCATGACTCCCTCTCTTTGCTCCTCTCACTAGATGGATATTCAGCGCTCCCTTGAGCTACTGCACATGACCGTCTATTCTCAGTGCATCTCTCCTTGTGGCAAATATTTAGCGGCTGGGAACAACTTTGGAGAAATTGGCGTCTTCAGGTAATCCGCAAGCCCTCTGTTTAGACTCGGCCTCTTGTGTTTCTTCAGCTCCCCGTCCAGCTTTTCTTACGCCTCGTCTTTCTTTCCTCCCAGCCTCTCATCAGCACTGAGTTCAGAGGCCAAGGAAGAGAGCAAGAAGCCTGTGGTATCCTTTGCAGGTAGGTGATGCGTCAGATGATGCGCAAAGAGCTCCCAGGATGCATTGCACTTGCTTATCCCAACCTGGCTACTTGCTAGACTGCCCCTCCACTAAAGCTTTCTAGTCTGAACAGCCCTGATTAGCTGAATCTTGTGAAAACTCAGAAGCTAAAAAGAGCTGGCCGTGATAAGCCCTTGGATGGAAGACTCTGGGTGCTGTGCAGTAGAAGGCAATGGCTGGGCTGTGCTCAGTGATGTCAAAGGGCGGATATCCCAGGATGCACTTAGCCCTTCATGCTAATTCCAACCTTGAAACACGGTTGCTTCTTCCCACAGCCCACGATGGTCCCATCTACGCTATGGTCTCCACTGACCGGCAGCTACTGAGCGCTGGTAACGGTGAAGTCAAGGCCTGGAACTGGAGTGAAATTGTGAAGAAGGTACGGAAGTGTCCCTTGTTCCCACCCCCTCTGCCCACCTCATTTCTCTTATGGTGGTGGTGATAATTCCTTTTTTGTCTTGTCCTCTAGGGCTGCAAGGAAGCCTGGAGCAAGAGGCCGACTTACGGGTAGAGCCCcactttcctctttcctttgcatcccaacttcctttcttctctccctctcccatagaTGCAGGTTGAAATTTCTATcctctgctttcctccccaggaacagccTGGAGGTGCCAGAAATCAACAGCCTTCAGCTCAACCTCAAGGTAAGGGCACAGTGAAATTGAGTGGGACAGCTTGGTTGCCCTCAGTTCTTTGGTGCTCACAATCACtgtcccccccctttcttccaggATAATAGTCTTCTAATGGCTGGGGGAGACTGTGCTATCCACATGATGGATTTGGAGTCTGGAACTTTTACCGTGAGTCCTCTGCCTGTCCCTGCAGCTGTTCAGATCTAAAGGGATTCATGCACGGCACTTTCTCCTTGAATAGTTCAAAAACCGAACAAATGCCCCTAACCCCAAATCCTTCCCCcaccactgaatttttttttgccagttggtttcttgggggggggggggagttgtgcacTTGCAGAATGGGTGTGTGTTGACAGTTTCTTAGCAGGATTGAGCAATCTCTGCAGAGCTGGTCTTTTGTATCATCTCTGCTTTTGTCTTGGCTCCAACACAGTCTGAGTATCGGGGCCACACCGATTACATTCACTGCCTGGCGCTTCGGGATCAGCTTCGAGAATGTCTGTCGGGGAGCGAGGACGGCACCGTCCGCCTCTGGGGTGAGGACCTGTGACCTCTATGTTCTCTCTGGCGTTTTCTCTCTTCACATCTGGGCTGTGCTGTGCCGTCGTAGCAGTTTTGGGTGGCCCTGCTCGATGCCCAGCCTCTGAAGGAAGTTCAGTCTTTGTACTCATGAGGCACGGCCTTTCAAACAGTGGCCCCCTGCACCGACCGGTTTGTGACTCTGCAGGAGTTTAGGAAAGATGTGCAAGGCCTGCTGAGAGTTGTCTGAATTTAGCTTGCTGCCTTGTTATCTGGCTAATTAGCACTAGTAACGTTAGCACTCCATTAGCTTTCCGTTTTTAAATTTTGCTGGCAGTTCAGATGTACTCTTTGCGATTATATTGCAAGCTTCTTTAGAGGGTTGGAAAAAACACGAAAGATTGTCTTTGggttgccttgagttcccaccaaggagaaaagtaggatataaataaaagggCATGCAAAATCTGGATAACTTTCCCAGAATGCTCTGGGAGCAATTGCAAATATCCTGCCTCTCCCTGCACTGCCCATCTTTGAGTATGACATTGGAAGGGAAGTTCCTACAAGGCTTTGGCCTCCTTGGTGGGTTGCGGCTGGTAGAGGTGGTTGACTGGGCACTGGCTTCACCTGTGGATCTCTCTTCTGTCTACAGATTTGCGAGCGGAAGGTCAAGTGCAGTGCATTGAAGTGCATAAGTacgaggtatggggggggggctctggttcCTTTTCTCAGCCCTTGTCTTGAGCTGTCTCCTTCTACTTCAAAGAACACAAAAGGCTCAGCTCTtagttgccccccctcccccccagttgtcTTTGTGTCCTTTTTCGCTCACTCATTTGCTTTCGGCCTTCTGActacacaggggtggccaaactgtgcctctcaggatgtttatggactacagttcccatgaacccccgtCAACTGGCCACGCTGGCCGGGaatcatgataattgtagtccataaatatctggagagctgcagtttggccatccctggcctaCGACAATTTCTGGAGGTCCCACAACGGAAAAGTTCCTCTGGCCGCCCAGCTCACTTCCGCCTGCGGGAGGCAAACCGAGAAGGAGCCTGACCAGCTCAGAGGCTCTCTTTGTTGAGAACAGGTGACCCTTCAAATGACAACTCTTAAATTACGCCTCTCTCCAAAGAATAAAAAGCATTGTTGGTATACAACTTTAAATCTGCATTTCAAAAGGTGTGGGAACAGTAGACTCCTGCACGATTCAAGTCGCATCTAACCGGAGCAAAATAGGGCTCAGGGCCAAGGGTACCTTCCGCATTTCTGGCCGGGCTCTTACCGGATCACTCAGCAGTGCTCCCGCTGCCTTCGGCTTCTAAGgtttacctcccctccccctaggaATGCAGCCGGCCACAGAACGGGAAGTGGATCCGTTGCCTGGCGACAGACTCCGACTGGATGGTGAGTGTCTCCCTTTCTGCTGTTGAATGAAAATTGTGAGATTTCCAAAGGTGCCCTCGTCTGGGGGGTACCAAACATGGGGGTTCCCAGCATTCTGTGGGCTTAAACCAGCCCTTCTCCagttttttaccgttgagaaacccctgaaagattcttcaggtttcaagaaaccccagaagtagtgtgattgtgcagaatagggttaggaagcagagctgtgtccatgcccacctgggtcccctccccttcccaccccctccaggcttttGAAACTGAAATAAGGCAGGAAGTTTGAGTGAGCAGCAGTGAATGAGTCTTCCTGCGTAACCAGAGGGGACAACGGGGCCGCTGGGAATGTCCCATTGCAAAGCAGTTGTGGGTGCCCCGCGGGGTCTCTGATCCCTTCCCTGTTCCTTCTTCCCCAGGTGTGTGGCGGGGGTCCAGCCCTCACTCTTTGGCACCTTCGGTCGGTCACACCCACCACAGTCTTCCCCTTGCCGCAGTGTCAGCAGCAGGCCATGTTCTACCAGGACCTGGTGAGTGGTCTGCCTTTgggaaggtctttcccctcctttcctgctgcatcttccctccctccctcttgatcTCTGCATGCAATGAATAAAAGAAGCAGCCGCTGGCTTGTTTCCTTTGCTCCTTCTCTCCCGTGCTGGGAGTTGCCGTCTTCTCCTCTTGAACCGAGTCTCCTGTCCCCATTCCAAAATGTCTTCCGCAGATCCTTTCCGCTGGCCACAGCCCGGCCATCAACCATCTACAGATCAGCGGGGAAGTGAAGGCCCAGATTCCCTGCGTCCCCCGGTGCATCCACTCTCTTTCCATCAACGAGCATTCGCCAGAGCACAAGGTACCTGCTGGCCGAGGAGAGGAAGCACGGAGGCCTCTCAAGCTTGGAGGCTAGATTTCTGCAGGGCAGAGGGCTCTGGATGAGAGCTTCTGGAGGCAGAACTGGCCTCTAAGAGAGCTGCAGGAAATACAATTGGAAGCAGCACAGCAGAGGGCCAGGGAATCCCACACTCCCCTCAttcacccccatcccctgctctcTACCGACAGGTGCTCACCGCAGCTGGAAGCAGCCACCGGATCGATGTCTTCACCAACTTCAGTTACCGGGCCTTTTCCCTCGCGTTCGCCTAGTCTGTCTCCTGttgcttccctctctctctctctctctctctctctctctctctctctctctctctctctctctctctctctctctctctctctctctctctctttctggggaGCAGATTTCATACGACTAGGGTGCCAGAGAAATTCAGCCCGTATAcaagaggggtggccaaactgtggctctcctgcggcaggggctcatgggaattgtagtgcatggacatctggagagctacaatttaaCCACCCCTGCTGCATAAGTTGCACCCAGAATGGCCTCCCCTTCTGCAGTTGGCAGTGCAGAATTTTTGAGCTCTGGGGTAGAGCAGCCGTTTTCTGCTCACTCTAGCCTGCAGTTTAGCAATCTTGCGTTGAATTCCCTTGCCCTCTTCTGCTGATTGGTCACGTGTGAGGTCTAGGTATGAAGGGAGCTGGACACGTAGACCAGCATCTGGACAGTACAGTAGCAGCGGGAGGGATATTTGCCTCTCCCTTCAGTGCTGGTTGGAGGAATATACGGCTCTCAGCATGTATCTCCAATCCGGTTTTCACTGCCTGTTCCCAGACGTTACAAACCATGGAACATCCCTTTCCAGAGCACAGAGGCCTGAAGGTATGCAGTTAATCAGGATTAGGGAACGTGTTTTTCTCCCAAGCCTTGATAACGCTCCTTTCCCAGGATTCTTATTTCAAAAGAACCTGAGCTCTTAGAAATTCATGGCATCTTGACTTCCAAGAAGGGGAATAAATTCCAGCACTATCTCCCCCAAGTATGGATAATCTGGATGGTCTGAATAAGGCCAGGTCTTTTCTCTACtccatcttcctccctccctccctccctccctccctccctcccttccttccttccttccttccttccttccttccttccttccttccttccttccttccttccttcctttctctctctccccctcccctcccctccctccttttgtttTTACATTCCAACCTTGTGTTCAATTGCTTTCAATATTAAATACCTCCTGGAGCGTCGTGAGCATGCTCCGTTATCACTGTGTACTGTAGAAAGCAATGCACTGCATCTGTCTCAGCTGAAATGCCAATACAAGCAACTTTTATTGTGTGATTGATGTGTTTTCAATGCGCCAAGAGGTGGCAGCAAGAGCGCCGGAGAATCT
The Paroedura picta isolate Pp20150507F chromosome 16, Ppicta_v3.0, whole genome shotgun sequence genome window above contains:
- the THOC6 gene encoding THO complex subunit 6; translated protein: MDIQRSLELLHMTVYSQCISPCGKYLAAGNNFGEIGVFSLSSALSSEAKEESKKPVVSFAAHDGPIYAMVSTDRQLLSAGNGEVKAWNWSEIVKKGCKEAWSKRPTYGNSLEVPEINSLQLNLKDNSLLMAGGDCAIHMMDLESGTFTSEYRGHTDYIHCLALRDQLRECLSGSEDGTVRLWDLRAEGQVQCIEVHKYEECSRPQNGKWIRCLATDSDWMVCGGGPALTLWHLRSVTPTTVFPLPQCQQQAMFYQDLILSAGHSPAINHLQISGEVKAQIPCVPRCIHSLSINEHSPEHKVLTAAGSSHRIDVFTNFSYRAFSLAFA